The proteins below are encoded in one region of Sulfolobus islandicus Y.N.15.51:
- a CDS encoding glycosyltransferase, with amino-acid sequence MKIFLLTSHLKERDGASRAIINFAKGIKRLSNYEPVIVSLSVSLDTSKLGNIEVINLGKSLGMFSSFRILLGSSSPLRPFRKYMLEDGKFIVATDDLVPLSEFKNDLVYWSQGVLISVFFWEPFYRKNKLISVLGSSFLLHNTIKFSNFVRKYKIVLANSKTSAVYVSLFYNRPPSSVVYPPLDTDFFKPSKSKEKFVLAILKRGYPSHIELLSKLAEKVKMKVIGYKIPNAEYLEKVSDEELRDLYSSALVTLYPVDFEYFGYIPVESMASGTPVTAFRYSGGPSETIIDGESGWLASDEEEFYRLTMKIYSEGYPEDVTIKSRKRAEEFSIQKQTKLLLSILDKLKV; translated from the coding sequence GTGAAGATCTTTTTACTTACCAGCCATCTTAAAGAAAGAGATGGAGCAAGCAGAGCAATAATAAACTTCGCCAAGGGAATAAAAAGGTTAAGCAATTACGAACCTGTAATCGTTTCGTTATCAGTTTCACTAGACACTAGCAAGCTAGGAAACATAGAAGTAATCAATTTAGGTAAAAGTTTGGGAATGTTTTCTAGTTTTAGAATTCTTCTAGGCTCTTCCTCTCCTCTAAGACCATTTAGAAAGTATATGTTAGAGGATGGAAAATTTATTGTTGCTACAGATGATCTAGTTCCCCTTTCAGAATTTAAAAACGATTTAGTCTATTGGAGTCAAGGTGTTTTAATTAGCGTATTCTTCTGGGAACCATTTTATAGAAAGAATAAGTTAATTTCAGTTTTAGGGTCTTCTTTCCTCCTACATAATACAATAAAATTTTCCAATTTCGTTAGGAAATATAAGATCGTACTAGCAAACAGTAAAACTTCAGCAGTTTATGTTTCTTTATTTTATAATAGACCTCCTAGCTCAGTAGTTTATCCACCCCTAGATACAGACTTCTTTAAGCCTTCCAAGAGTAAAGAAAAGTTCGTGTTAGCGATTTTAAAGAGAGGATATCCCTCTCACATTGAGTTGTTAAGTAAACTTGCTGAAAAGGTAAAGATGAAGGTTATAGGATACAAAATACCTAATGCTGAATATTTAGAGAAAGTTAGTGATGAAGAATTAAGGGATCTTTATTCTTCCGCGTTAGTTACACTGTATCCAGTAGACTTTGAATATTTTGGCTACATTCCTGTAGAATCTATGGCCTCTGGGACTCCAGTTACCGCTTTTAGATATTCTGGTGGACCGTCTGAGACTATAATAGATGGGGAAAGTGGGTGGTTGGCGTCAGATGAAGAAGAATTTTATCGTTTAACGATGAAAATTTACAGTGAAGGTTATCCCGAGGACGTTACTATAAAAAGCAGAAAGAGGGCTGAAGAATTTTCTATACAAAAACAAACTAAACTATTGCT
- a CDS encoding 50S ribosomal protein L11 methyltransferase, with amino-acid sequence MEYIPPKRLLELIRQYSITFANWYSVMLDIYFYREKIKCKLRNGQVLYLKPNEVVLLAGLRITELNEDSVKFQFKGREIYLKGWKLSYPGDSFSDYWRINVKGKRVLDIGAGIGDSPIYFSIAGAKEVVAVEIDKRKVELMRDNLKVNRIDNVTVVDKGVGVEDSNNIISWPKLVSLYGPFDVAKIDCDGCERIIAPYIKEISELLIEWDNEYTDLVNNLHRNGYKVKVEHTLKNLGFIYAKKK; translated from the coding sequence ATGGAGTATATCCCGCCTAAACGACTACTTGAATTAATAAGACAGTATAGTATAACTTTCGCAAACTGGTATTCAGTAATGCTCGACATTTATTTTTATAGAGAGAAAATAAAATGTAAATTAAGAAATGGACAAGTCTTATACTTAAAACCTAATGAAGTAGTTTTGTTAGCCGGTCTAAGGATCACTGAGCTCAATGAAGATAGTGTGAAATTTCAATTTAAAGGAAGGGAAATTTATTTGAAGGGGTGGAAATTAAGTTATCCGGGAGATTCTTTCTCGGATTATTGGAGAATTAACGTTAAAGGTAAAAGAGTGTTAGATATAGGAGCCGGGATAGGAGATTCCCCAATTTACTTCTCTATCGCGGGTGCAAAGGAAGTAGTAGCAGTAGAGATAGATAAAAGAAAAGTTGAACTGATGAGAGATAACCTAAAAGTTAACAGAATTGATAACGTTACCGTAGTAGATAAAGGTGTTGGAGTTGAAGATAGTAATAATATTATAAGTTGGCCAAAATTAGTTTCTCTTTACGGGCCCTTTGATGTAGCTAAAATAGATTGTGATGGGTGTGAGAGAATCATTGCCCCTTACATTAAGGAAATTAGTGAACTGCTCATAGAATGGGATAATGAATATACAGATTTGGTTAATAACTTACACAGAAATGGGTATAAAGTTAAGGTTGAACATACGTTGAAGAACTTAGGATTTATATATGCAAAGAAGAAGTAA
- a CDS encoding FkbM family methyltransferase — protein MSLFRYGGLRIEIPIGYEYVYYSTFIVGEYDFLRFKKEDTVLDAGAFIGDFTVKIARKVKEVVAVEPLPWAFKILKRNVEVNELKNVTLVNKALYDEDGIKIRISDEGVGSKVSNEGIEVTTTTIESLGKFSVVKMDIEGTEGRLIKGNWLNSVREIAMELHGNEKLLVYRQC, from the coding sequence GTGAGTTTATTCCGTTACGGAGGTTTAAGGATAGAGATACCTATAGGATACGAGTACGTTTATTACTCAACGTTCATAGTAGGTGAGTATGATTTCTTAAGGTTCAAGAAAGAAGACACTGTACTAGATGCCGGAGCTTTTATAGGCGATTTTACAGTGAAAATTGCTAGGAAAGTTAAGGAAGTAGTAGCTGTAGAGCCGTTACCTTGGGCTTTCAAAATTCTGAAGAGGAACGTTGAGGTTAACGAGTTAAAAAACGTTACCTTGGTCAATAAGGCACTTTACGATGAAGATGGGATAAAAATTAGGATATCCGATGAGGGGGTAGGGAGTAAGGTATCAAATGAGGGGATAGAGGTTACTACGACTACCATAGAGTCCCTAGGTAAGTTTTCTGTGGTTAAGATGGATATTGAAGGTACAGAAGGTAGGTTAATTAAAGGTAATTGGTTGAATTCTGTTAGGGAAATTGCCATGGAATTACACGGTAATGAAAAGTTATTAGTATACCGGCAATGTTAA
- a CDS encoding class I SAM-dependent methyltransferase, translated as MEKHPIKDFYETHYAKLDLTKHMLERITLTEKALSLFLNEKRTIVEIGCGNGKNLRYYKERLGFKDAYCIEIASSAEDEIRRNGITPYIEDVNTSKLPFMDSSVNAVIFEEVIEHLYNSDLVLSEIHRVLKKGENGILILSTPNLSSWINRLALFMGYQPFSHDVSFVKGFGRLAYKDQTNGHIKSFTLRAMIEYLEYFGFEVIDKRGLIADGIPSWLSALDRFFSHFPSLASHMFIVAKKEQ; from the coding sequence ATGGAAAAACATCCCATAAAGGATTTTTATGAAACACACTATGCTAAGTTGGATTTAACTAAGCACATGTTAGAAAGAATTACGTTAACCGAAAAGGCCTTATCCCTCTTTTTAAATGAAAAAAGGACTATAGTTGAAATAGGGTGCGGTAATGGGAAAAATTTGAGGTATTATAAGGAAAGGCTAGGATTTAAAGATGCTTACTGTATTGAAATTGCCTCTTCTGCTGAAGATGAGATAAGGAGGAACGGAATTACGCCATACATAGAGGACGTTAATACATCTAAACTTCCTTTTATGGATTCTAGTGTTAATGCGGTTATTTTTGAAGAGGTTATAGAGCATCTATATAACTCAGATTTAGTATTGAGCGAAATCCATAGAGTATTAAAGAAAGGAGAAAACGGTATTCTAATTTTATCAACTCCTAATCTATCATCATGGATTAATAGGCTGGCACTATTTATGGGTTATCAGCCCTTTTCTCACGACGTATCGTTTGTAAAGGGCTTCGGTAGGTTGGCATATAAAGACCAAACTAATGGCCACATAAAATCTTTCACTTTAAGGGCTATGATTGAGTACCTTGAATATTTCGGCTTCGAAGTCATAGACAAGAGGGGACTTATTGCAGATGGTATCCCTTCATGGCTTTCAGCTCTAGATAGATTTTTCTCCCATTTTCCATCATTAGCTTCTCACATGTTCATAGTAGCTAAAAAAGAACAGTAG